The Vigna unguiculata cultivar IT97K-499-35 chromosome 11, ASM411807v1, whole genome shotgun sequence genomic sequence TGCATActtattttgaaatgtattaCTATTGTTGGATCGTGCTATCATAGTTCctaagaaaatatttgagtttgtAAAGAATTTTTGTTCGAAAGTGATGATAAAAGTGTTGTTTCATCTATGGCATATCATGGGATCACATCTTAAGAATATTTGTAGGTTGTTGAATGTAAAAATAGAGTCTAATTGACCACGGAAAATCTTAAAACCATTAAATGGTTTAAAAAACCATCTGGGTTTGAACCAGACATAACAATACGatgttaacaaaatatatatgaatgagGGAACATGGTTGTTTCCTCTCGGCAAAGTACGACTTGAAATTTAAATAGCATCAAACTGAAAATTTAAACAGCGAaacaaccaaaatttgactatAATAGAGTCTAAGTGAGGGAGAAACAATGCTTCTTTTGCAATCAATAAGGTTAGGCCGTGATAATTGTTCTTTGAAATTTCCACCGGTTTTTGACCATTGAACGTTAGAAAATAGGCTTTTGGAAAGATCTAAAACAATCATTAATTCGTAAGAGATTGCAAATATTTAACCCTCAATACAAGGGAAACGCGTCAAACCTGAAGCCTAATAACTTTAGATCCAATCCTCTTCtaagtcatatttttattatataaatttgttcacttatttaataaacaaacaaattatgtgataatatatatatatatataatatgatattttgacattcaattattttttattatattatccttcaatattcttcatttttttttacaaatataaaaagttatttttatgaCCATTTTACTTCTATATTTGACTATCAAATGATCATTTTTTGTACCAaacaatctttttaaatatatatatatatatatatatatatatatatatatatatatatatatatatatatatatatatataaacaagaaaaaaattgaaattggaagATAAATTCTATCACTATCagagttaaaattgaaaaataaaattgaatgagTATATAAACGGACTTGTTATAGAATGAcaattatacatataaataaaaaatcataaaaaaattataaaaattcaataaaaaatgatttcttgaaatttgtataacttttatttttaatgtttattaatatatatatatatatatatatatattataataaaaagttaattaaaataaaataaaataaaataatttttttttaataatttgtaaatatatgtttcatatttagaaaaatatatattaaaatataaaataaaataaaatttattagtttaaattgtatatcttataaataatttattttaatatattttaattttaagtgttaacattaacttatatatttagaaatatttttttacatgatgatattgttttcaattttttgataAATGTATTAATacataatcaaatttattttatcatatcaattaagttaaatataaacTTTTCACGTACTTTCTCATACAAGCAGCAGCctaatatattttctataaaaaaattaaaatttaaactcaaaacttttaatttattatttcataaatatattaaaatcagaAAACTCAAACTCAATATGGTccaatacatatttaaaaagaaaaaaaaatctttaacaacatattattaaaaaaagaaaaaagtagatGTTGGAGTTGTGTGTCTGCAACTATTGCATCTAATACAGATGAAATATTCTATGGCAACTTGGGCAAATGCAACGCACATGGCAAGAAGGTGCCATTACACACTTAAGGGGAAGTTTCGTTTCAACAGTGTTCATGGTTGACGCAAAGTCAGTGGAAAAACAAAACCAGAACTCTTGAATCCAAGTCCATATAAATTTTCATTGCAGTCATTTCTCATCATATAATTTGGATATTCTTACTAAATCCTTGTTCCTCTTCTTCCATCACCAACCACAAACACTGTATCCAAGCACAGATCAAAATCTACACGCTCGTCCACGCTGTAATGGCAGAGAGTGTAGTTTCCTTTGTTTTAGATCACTTGGCCCAGCTTGCGGCACGCGAAGCTAACTTGCTGTATGGCGTGGAGGACAGGGTTCAGTCCCTCCAGTACGAACTTCAGATGATCAAAGAACTGCTCAGTAGCACAAGGAGCAAGAAGGGAATGGAACATACAGTGTTGAACCAAATCAGAGATGTGTCCCACTTAGCTCAGGATGTCATCGACACATTCGTGGCCAAAGTTTCCATTTACAAGAGGAGAACCATTCTGGGGAGGATGCTCCTTGGCTTTGGCCAAGCAAAGTTGCTTCGCGATGTAGCAGAAAAAATAGACAAGATCAAAGCCACTCTCAATGAAATACGCGACAACAAAAGCAAATATGATGCTTTCAAAGAAACCAATAATCAATCTGCAgcagaagaagaggaagaggaggagaaggaaAGAGCAAAATCACTGCACAAGCTAAGAAGATATGTGGAGGAAGATGACGTGGTTGGCTTTGTTCATGACTCCAAGGATCTCATCAAGCGACTCCTGGAAGGTGGTTCAAATCGTAATGCTGTCTCGACCATTGGCATGGGGGGATTGGGGAAGACCACCCTTGCCCGAAAGGTCTATAACAGCACCCAGGTGAAGCAACACTTCAAGTGCCGTGCGTGGGTTTATGTGTCAAACGAGTGCAGAGTTAAGGAGCTTTTGCTTGGCCTTCTTAAGCATTTGAAGCCAAATTTTGAACAACAACGCAGAGGAAACAAGAAAGGTAAGAAAGGCACTGGAGACATTAGTAGCTTGAGTGAGGAGGAGATGAAGAAACTGGTGCGGGAATGCTTGGAGAGGGAAAGGTATCTTGTGGTGGTAGATGATCTCTGGAAAAGGAAAGATTGGGACGAGGTGCAAGATGCTTTTCCGGACAACAACAGAGGTAGCAGAATATTGATCACTAGTCGTTTGAAAGAAGTGGCCTTTCATACTGCCCATGATGTTCCTCATTATCTTCAATTCCTGAATGAAGAAGAAAGTTGGGAGTTGTTTCGCAGGAAAGTGTTTAGGGGTGAAGACTACCCTTCTGATTTGGAGCCTCTGGGAAAGCAGATGGTTAAAAGTTGTC encodes the following:
- the LOC114168352 gene encoding disease resistance protein RPP13-like, whose protein sequence is MAESVVSFVLDHLAQLAAREANLLYGVEDRVQSLQYELQMIKELLSSTRSKKGMEHTVLNQIRDVSHLAQDVIDTFVAKVSIYKRRTILGRMLLGFGQAKLLRDVAEKIDKIKATLNEIRDNKSKYDAFKETNNQSAAEEEEEEEKERAKSLHKLRRYVEEDDVVGFVHDSKDLIKRLLEGGSNRNAVSTIGMGGLGKTTLARKVYNSTQVKQHFKCRAWVYVSNECRVKELLLGLLKHLKPNFEQQRRGNKKGKKGTGDISSLSEEEMKKLVRECLERERYLVVVDDLWKRKDWDEVQDAFPDNNRGSRILITSRLKEVAFHTAHDVPHYLQFLNEEESWELFRRKVFRGEDYPSDLEPLGKQMVKSCRGLPLSIIVLAGLLANKEKSHREWSKVVGHVNWYLTRDETQVKDIVLKLSYDNLPRRLKPCFLYLGIFLEDCEIPVRPLLQKWVAEGFIQDTGNRDPEDVAEDYLYELVDRSLVQVARVDTNGDVKAIQVHDLLRDLCISESKEDKVFEVCIDNNILIPTKPRRLSIHNSMGHYISSSNNDHSCIRSLFFFGPDYSVRGREWKWLLDNFKLIRVLEFVPHSCGKIHSDIGNFIVRIIRRGFTGENKHQ